Proteins from one Megalops cyprinoides isolate fMegCyp1 chromosome 11, fMegCyp1.pri, whole genome shotgun sequence genomic window:
- the LOC118786255 gene encoding cyclic AMP-dependent transcription factor ATF-2-like isoform X2, giving the protein MSDDKPFVCTAPGCGQRFTNEDHLAVHKHKHEMTLKFGPARNDSVIVADQTPTPTRFLKNCEEVGLFNELASPFEHDFKKATEEDIKKLPLDLSPLATPIIRSKTEEPSAVVSHRDSPLPHPESTTSDDKEVSLQPASQPTSTIIRPASLQVPNVLLTSTDASVVIQQALPSPTSSSVITQVPSSNRTIVPVSGTFPVLLQLPNGQTMPVAIPASIANPSVHIPTTIPLVRPVTVVPNVPGIPGPSSPQPVQSEAKMRLKAALTQQHPQVPNGESGDGQSSAVTNTPPPAPPPAPPEEPRPQSLQQPATSTTETPASPAPPAQHTPTTGGRRRRAMSEDPDEKRRKFLERNRAAASRCRQKRKVWVQSLEKKAEDLSSMNGQLQNEVTLLRNEVAQLKQLLLAHKDCPVTAMQKKSAYHNTEKEDSCEEMSVPSSPQAEAIQHSSVSTSNGISSSSATPAGPAPTVDQSTEEGQPVGAVLANQTGPSGS; this is encoded by the exons ATGAGTGATGACAAACCCTTCGTATGCACTGCTCCTGGATGTGGTCAG CGGTTCACCAACGAAGACCATTTGGCTGtccataaacacaaacatgagaTGACGCTGAAGTTCGGTCCAGCACGGAATGACAGCGTCATCGTTGCTG acCAAACGCCAACTCCCACTCGCTTTCTGAAGAACTGTGAGGAAGTGGGTCTGTTCAATGAGCTTGCAAGTCCTTTTGAGCATGACTTTAAAAAGGCAACGGAAGAGGACATCAAAAAG CTACCCTTAGACTTGTCTCCACTTGCCACGCCAATCATAAGAAGTAAAACTGAGGAGCCATCAGCTGTCGTGTCCCACCGGGACAGCCCTCTGCCTCACCCCGAATCCACTACCAGTGATGACAAG GAGGTCTCCTTGCAGCCAGCTTCGCAGCCAACTTCCACCATTATCCGTCCGGCGTCCCTCCAAGTTCCCAACGTGCTGCTCACGAGCACGGACGCCAGCGTCGTAATACAGCAAGCTCTCCCGTCGCCAACCTCAAGTTCTGTAATCACACAGGTCCCATCCTCAAACAGGACAATAGT cccAGTGTCGGGCACCTTCCCTGTGCTTTTACAACTTCCCAATGGACAGACAATGCCTGTTGCTATCCCAGCATCCATTGCAAACCCAAGTGTGCATATTCCCACGACTATCCCT CTTGTTAGACCGGTCACCGTAGTGCCTAACGTCCCAGGAATCCCAGGACCCTCCTCCCCGCAGCCCGTCCAATCAGAGGCCAAAATG AGGCTGAAGGCAGCATTGACCCAGCAGCACCCTCAGGTTCCCAACGGAGAGTCGGGCGACGGCCAGAGCAGCGCTGTGACCAacaccccgccccctgccccgccccctgccccgccTGAGGAGCCCCGCCCCCAGTCCCTCCAGCAGCCCGCCACCTCCACCACAGAGacacct GCCTCCCCGGCCCCTCCCGCCCAGCACACCCCCACCACGGGGGGCCGACGGCGCCGGGCGATGAGCGAGGACCCCGACGAGAAGCGGCGGAAGTTCCTGGAGCGGAACCGGGCGGCGGCCTCACGCTGCCGGCAGAAGAGGAAGGTGTGGGTGCAGTCCCTGGAGAAGAAGGCCGAGGACCTGAGCTCCATGAACGGGCAGCTACAG AATGAAGTCACCCTGCTGAGAAACGAAGTGGCCCAGCTGAAGCAGCTTCTCCTGGCTCATAAAGATTGCCCCGTAACCGCCATGCAGAAGAAGTCTGCCTATCACA acacTGAGAAGGAGGACAGCTGTGAGGAGATGTCAGTGCCCAGCAGCCCCCAGGCCGAGGCTATCCAGCACAGCTCGGTCAGCACCTCCAATGGGATCAGCTCCTCCTCCGCGACCCCggctggccccgcccccaccgtCGACCAGAGCACAGAGGAGGGCCAGCCAGTGGGGGCAGTGCTGGCCAATCAGACAGGGCCATCGGGGAGCTGA
- the LOC118786255 gene encoding cyclic AMP-dependent transcription factor ATF-2-like isoform X1 has product MRPRLLQDPLNMSDDKPFVCTAPGCGQRFTNEDHLAVHKHKHEMTLKFGPARNDSVIVADQTPTPTRFLKNCEEVGLFNELASPFEHDFKKATEEDIKKLPLDLSPLATPIIRSKTEEPSAVVSHRDSPLPHPESTTSDDKEVSLQPASQPTSTIIRPASLQVPNVLLTSTDASVVIQQALPSPTSSSVITQVPSSNRTIVPVSGTFPVLLQLPNGQTMPVAIPASIANPSVHIPTTIPLVRPVTVVPNVPGIPGPSSPQPVQSEAKMRLKAALTQQHPQVPNGESGDGQSSAVTNTPPPAPPPAPPEEPRPQSLQQPATSTTETPASPAPPAQHTPTTGGRRRRAMSEDPDEKRRKFLERNRAAASRCRQKRKVWVQSLEKKAEDLSSMNGQLQNEVTLLRNEVAQLKQLLLAHKDCPVTAMQKKSAYHNTEKEDSCEEMSVPSSPQAEAIQHSSVSTSNGISSSSATPAGPAPTVDQSTEEGQPVGAVLANQTGPSGS; this is encoded by the exons ATGAGGCCGAG GTTATTACAGGATCCTCTGAATATGAGTGATGACAAACCCTTCGTATGCACTGCTCCTGGATGTGGTCAG CGGTTCACCAACGAAGACCATTTGGCTGtccataaacacaaacatgagaTGACGCTGAAGTTCGGTCCAGCACGGAATGACAGCGTCATCGTTGCTG acCAAACGCCAACTCCCACTCGCTTTCTGAAGAACTGTGAGGAAGTGGGTCTGTTCAATGAGCTTGCAAGTCCTTTTGAGCATGACTTTAAAAAGGCAACGGAAGAGGACATCAAAAAG CTACCCTTAGACTTGTCTCCACTTGCCACGCCAATCATAAGAAGTAAAACTGAGGAGCCATCAGCTGTCGTGTCCCACCGGGACAGCCCTCTGCCTCACCCCGAATCCACTACCAGTGATGACAAG GAGGTCTCCTTGCAGCCAGCTTCGCAGCCAACTTCCACCATTATCCGTCCGGCGTCCCTCCAAGTTCCCAACGTGCTGCTCACGAGCACGGACGCCAGCGTCGTAATACAGCAAGCTCTCCCGTCGCCAACCTCAAGTTCTGTAATCACACAGGTCCCATCCTCAAACAGGACAATAGT cccAGTGTCGGGCACCTTCCCTGTGCTTTTACAACTTCCCAATGGACAGACAATGCCTGTTGCTATCCCAGCATCCATTGCAAACCCAAGTGTGCATATTCCCACGACTATCCCT CTTGTTAGACCGGTCACCGTAGTGCCTAACGTCCCAGGAATCCCAGGACCCTCCTCCCCGCAGCCCGTCCAATCAGAGGCCAAAATG AGGCTGAAGGCAGCATTGACCCAGCAGCACCCTCAGGTTCCCAACGGAGAGTCGGGCGACGGCCAGAGCAGCGCTGTGACCAacaccccgccccctgccccgccccctgccccgccTGAGGAGCCCCGCCCCCAGTCCCTCCAGCAGCCCGCCACCTCCACCACAGAGacacct GCCTCCCCGGCCCCTCCCGCCCAGCACACCCCCACCACGGGGGGCCGACGGCGCCGGGCGATGAGCGAGGACCCCGACGAGAAGCGGCGGAAGTTCCTGGAGCGGAACCGGGCGGCGGCCTCACGCTGCCGGCAGAAGAGGAAGGTGTGGGTGCAGTCCCTGGAGAAGAAGGCCGAGGACCTGAGCTCCATGAACGGGCAGCTACAG AATGAAGTCACCCTGCTGAGAAACGAAGTGGCCCAGCTGAAGCAGCTTCTCCTGGCTCATAAAGATTGCCCCGTAACCGCCATGCAGAAGAAGTCTGCCTATCACA acacTGAGAAGGAGGACAGCTGTGAGGAGATGTCAGTGCCCAGCAGCCCCCAGGCCGAGGCTATCCAGCACAGCTCGGTCAGCACCTCCAATGGGATCAGCTCCTCCTCCGCGACCCCggctggccccgcccccaccgtCGACCAGAGCACAGAGGAGGGCCAGCCAGTGGGGGCAGTGCTGGCCAATCAGACAGGGCCATCGGGGAGCTGA
- the LOC118785721 gene encoding ATP synthase F(0) complex subunit C3, mitochondrial-like: MYACAKLVSTPALVRASSRALYRPLSAAVVSRPEVRAGEAPSALVPQSTSQVAVRGFQTSAVSRDIDTAAKFIGAGAATVGVAGSGAGIGTVFGSLIIGYARNPSLKQQLFSYAILGFALSEAMGLFCLMVAFLILFAM, translated from the exons ATGTATGCTTGTGCGAAGCTCGTCTCTACACCTGCGCTG gtgcgtGCTAGCTCCCGGGCTCTGTACAGACCGCTGTCCGCAGCAGTGGTGTCACGGCCAGAAGTCAGAGCAGGAGAG GCTCCTTCCGCCCTTGTGCCACAGAGCACATCCCAGGTCGCGGTCAGAGGCTTCCAGACCAGCGCTGTGAGCCGGGACATCGACACTGCCGCCAAGTTCATCGGTGCCGGAGCCGCTACGGTCGGAGTGGCCGGATCCGGAGCCGGAATCGGAACAGTGTTCGGCAGCCTTATCATTGGATATGCCAG GAACCCCTCTCTAAAGCAGCAGCTGTTCTCCTATGCCATCCTGGGATTTGCCCTGTCTGAAGCCATGGGTCTATTCTGTCTGATGGTTGCTTTCTTGATCTTGTTTGCCATGTAA